In one window of Brachyhypopomus gauderio isolate BG-103 unplaced genomic scaffold, BGAUD_0.2 sc65, whole genome shotgun sequence DNA:
- the npc1l1 gene encoding NPC1-like intracellular cholesterol transporter 1 produces the protein MGVLTHSWDYAIILLTLASCLVFSDTQPAPGFCVMYEECGLNPTVEGSLIPAKVPCKDYGPARLVTGQHYQLLSQVCPMLANGEGQTRACCSISQLLSLQSSLMLSKAVLLRCPSCAYNFAHIHCITTCSPEQSQTINITRTIMVNVSNVEKEAVVGYQAYISTTFSDASFRSCKNVRIPATGGYAIATMCGRYGASLCTAQRWLDFQGDSSNGLAPLDIDFRLIPPDQTGNVPVGMVPFAGLALGCNETTPDGDKECSCQDCKESCPVVPPPGPLPEPFMIGGMDGVLVICLIVFLSLSLLFLGFLVAKFVFQKLKCKVTDKNGNELNHNQKVQPWDVTCTDRASLITQEFLGSLFQTWGHLMARHPLKVITACLVVVVILATGLMNIELTTDPVQLWSAPNSRARREKDFHDAHFSPFYRTNQLILTAPSRHGHIYDSLLFGKTNFSGLISKDLIFELLELQQRIQAIEFWSDELNSTATLKDVCYAPLNPKNPSMSDCAVNGLPQYFQNSVENLNAKVNMTKLGVTKEVDWRDHFIYCVNSPLSFKDITTLGLSCMADYGGPVFPFLAVGGYENEDYTNAEAFILTFSLNNYPRDHPKFRVVEQWESRFLQIVQQYQKDPRTNFTFAYMAERSLEDEINRTTMEDIPIFMISYAVIFIYIAVALGEYSSCRRILVDSKILVGLGGILVVGCSVLASMGFYAWIGQPSSLVILQVVPFLVLAVGADNIFIFVLEYQRDVRRPGEQREEQIGRVLGRVAPSMLLCSLSESVCFFLGALSTMPAVKSFALYAALAVLLDFILQMTAFVALLSLDARRQDANRCEMLCCCSVKTPRPSKPSQGFLLPFMEKYYAPVLLHPVSRIVVMLLFLFMLCASIFLMFNVKVGLDQELAMPTDSYMLKYFEYLYKYFEVGVPTYFVTTKGFNFSNVNGTNAVCSSVGCDEFSLTQKIQYATEYPARSYMAIPASSWVDDFIDWLNPGSKCCRLYTSGPDKGQFCPASESNIKCMKKCIPLPDGVLRPSEEQFDRFLPNFLNNRPDLQCPKGGLGAYDTAVVYDKETGEILASRFMAYHTTLTNSQEYTAALLRARELAYNITMAMRNVSGTSPDFEVFPYTVTYVYYEQYLGIVNEGLFNLCLCLLPTFVVCCILLGMDLRSGFLNLLTIVMITVDTVGVMTLWGIDYNAVSLINLVTAVGISVEFVSHTTRCFALSILPTKVQRAKEATAKMGSAVFAGVAMTNLPGIIVLAFAKAQLIQIFFFRLNLVITLLGMAHGLIFLPVLLSFFGPGVNKAILLQLQIEKDTEAARYHSKVTYDNLAFETTQNPPNGESAILPENPPITTTSNTDL, from the exons ATGGGGGTCCTCACACACAGCTGGGACTATGCCATCATTTTACTCACACTTGCTTCATGCCTG GTATTTTCTGACACTCAACCTGCACCTGGTTTCTGTGTAATGTATGAAGAGTGTGGCCTGAACCCCACTGTGGAAGGGTCCCTGATCCCAGCCAAAGTGCCCTGCAAAGACTACGGCCCAGCAAGGCTAGTGACGGGGCAACACTACCAGCTCCTGAGTCAGGTGTGTCCCATGCTGGCCAACGGTGAGGGCCAGACCAGGGCCTGCTGCTCCATATCCCAGCTGCTATCCCTACAGAGCAGCCTGATGCTGTCCAAGGCTGTGTTGCTGCGGTGTCCCTCCTGCGCTTACAACTTTGCCCATATCCACTGCATCACCACCTGCAGCCCCGAACAGAGCCAGACTATCAACATCACCCGGACCATAATGGTCAATGTTTCCAACGTGGAGAAGGAGGCAGTGGTCGGCTATCAAGCGtacatctccaccaccttctCCGATGCTTCTTTCAGGTCTTGCAAAAATGTCAGAATCCCAGCAACGGGGGGATATGCTATTGCCACGATGTGCGGTCGCTATGGCGCCAGCCTGTGTACGGCTCAGCGTTGGCTGGACTTCCAAGGTGACTCAAGCAACGGGCTGGCACCACTAGACATAGACTTCCGACTTATTCCACCAGATCAGACTGGAAATGTTCCCGTTGGAATGGTCCCGTTCGCTGGGTTAGCTCTAGGATGCAATGAGACAACACCTGATGGAGACAAAGAGTGCTCCTGCCAGGACTGTAAGGAGTCCTGTCCCGTGGTCCCTCCTCCGGGCCCCCTCCCCGAACCCTTCATGATCGGAGGCATGGATGGAGTGCTTGTGATTTGCCTCATTGTCTTCTTAAGCCTTTCCCTCCTGTTCTTGGGTTTCCTGGTGGCCAAGTTCGTTTTCCAGAAGCTCAAGTGTAAAGTCACGGACAAAAATGGCAATGAATTGAACCACAACCAGAAGGTGCAGCCCTGGGATGTGACATGCACCGACCGAGCGAGTCTGATCACCCAGGAATTCCTGGGGTCTCTCTTTCAGACCTGGGGACATTTAATGGCGAGACACCCTCTGAAGGTTATTACTGCATGTCTAGTTGTTGTGGTGATACTTGCAACTGGGCTCATGAACATTGAACTGACCACCGATCCCGTCCAGCTCTGGTCGGCTCCCAACAGCCGAGCCAGGCGGGAAAAAGACTTCCACGATGCCCATTTTTCCCCCTTCTACCGCACCAATCAGCTGATCCTGACTGCACCTAGCAGGCACGGCCACATCTACGACTCCTTGCTCTTTGGGAAAACAAACTTCAGTGGCCTCATATCTAAAG ACCTGATCTTTGAGCTGTTGGAGCTTCAGCAGAGAATTCAGGCCATTGAGTTCTGGTCTGATGAGCTTAACAGCACAGCCACCCTGAAAGATGTCTGCTATGCTCCACTCAACCCGAAGAACCCCTCTATGTCTGATTGTGCTGTCAACGGTCTACCCCAGTACTTTCAGAACAGTGTAGAGAATCTGAATGCAAAGGTTAACATGACTAAGCTTGGTGTGACCAAAGAGGTTGATTGGAGGGACCATTTCATCTATTGTGTGAA CTCTCCATTGTCCTTCAAAGACATCACCACATTGGGCTTGAGCTGTATGGCTGACTACGGGGGACCAGTCTTCCCATTCTTGGCTGTAGGGGGATATGAAA ATGAAGATTACACAAATGCTGAGGCGTTCATACTGACCTTTTCCCTCAATAACTATCCACGGGACCACCCGAAGTTCAGAGTGGTAGAGCAATGGGAATCCAGGTTTCTGCAGATTGTGCAGCAGTACCAGAAAGATCCCAGAACAAACTTCACATTTGCCTACATGGCTGAG AGGTCGTTAGAGGATGAGATCAACAGAACTACAATGGAGGACATCCCCATCTTCATGATCAGCTATGCTGTCATCTTCATCTACATCGCTGTGGCACTGGGAGAGTACTCCTCCTGCAGACGCATTCTG gtggactcCAAGATCTTGGTGGGGCTGGGTGGAATATTGGTAGTGGGTTGCTCAGTCCTGGCCTCCATGGGTTTTTATGCTTGGATTGGACAACCTTCCTCCCTGGTCATCCTTCAAGTGGTGCCCTTCCTGGTCTTGGCTGTTGGAGCCGACAACATCTTCATCTTTGTCCTGGAGTATCAG agAGATGTGAGGCGACCTggggagcagagagaggagcagatcGGTAGAGTCCTGGGAAGAGTTGCTCCCAGCATGCTCCTCTGTAGCTTGTCTGAGTCCGTCTGTTTTTTCTTGG GTGCTCTCAGCACCATGCCTGCGGTGAAGTCGTTTGCACTCTACGCCGCCCTAGCCGTGCTCCTGGACTTCATACTACAGATGACGGCGTTCGTGGCGCTGCTGTCCCTCGACGCCCGCCGACAGGACGCCAACCGCTGCGAGATGCTGTGCTGCTGCTCCGTGAAGACGCCGCGCCCATCCAAACCCAGCCAGGGCTTCCTCCTCCCTTTCATGGAGAAGTACTACGCCCCTGTCTTACTCCACCCGGTCTCCAGAATAGTAGTG ATGCTTCTGTTCCTCTTCATGCTCTGTGCCTCCATCTTCCTCATGTTCAACGTCAAGGTGGGACTGGACCAGGAGCTTGCCATGCCGACG GACTCCTACATGCTGAAATACTTCGAATACCTGTACAAGTACTTTGAGGTCGGGGTGCCCACCTACTTTGTCACAACGAAAGGCTTCAACTTCTCAAATGTGAATGGCACGAATGCGGTGTGCTCCAGCGTCGGCTGTGATGAGTTCTCCCTAACCCAGAAGATTCAATACGCCACCGAGTACCCAGCGAG ATCTTACATGGCTATCCCAGCATCCTCTTGGGTGGATGATTTCATTGACTGGCTGAATCCTGGATCCAAGTGTTGTCGGCTTTACACCAGCGGCCCAGACAAAGGCCAGTTCTGTCCTGCCTCAGAGA GTAATATAAAGTGTATGAAGAAGTGTATACCCCTCCCTGACGGTGTCCTGCGTCCTAGCGAGGAGCAGTTCGACCGGTTTCTGCCCAATTTCCTCAACAACCGGCCAGACCTGCAGTGCCCTAAAGG TGGACTGGGTGCTTACGACACAGCTGTGGTATATGACAAGGAGACTGGGGAAATTTTAG CATCTCGGTTCATGGCGTACCACACCACTCTCACGAACTCCCAGGAGTACACAGCAGCCCTGCTGCGGGCCAGGGAGCTGGCTTACAACATCACTATGGCGATGAGGAACGTTTCTGGGACGTCACCTGACTTTGAGGTCTTCCCCTACAC TGTCACCTATGTGTATTACGAGCAGTACTTGGGCATCGTGAACGAGGGCCTGTTCAACCTCTGCCTCTGCCTGCTTCCCACTTTCGTGGTCTGCTGCATTCTGCTCGGAATGGACCTGCGGTCCGGCTTTCTCAACCTCCTCACCATAGTGATGATCACCGTGGATACGGTGGGCGTCATGACGCTGTGGGGCATCGACTACAACGCCGTGTCTCTCATTAACCTCGTGACT GCTGTGGGGATCTCTGTGGAGTTTGTGTCTCACACCACACGCTGCTTCGCTCTCAGCATCTTACCTACGAAGGTGCAGCGAGCCAAAGAAGCCACAGCTAAGATGGGCAGCGCT GTGTTTGCCGGCGTTGCTATGACGAACCTGCCTGGCATCATCGTTCTGGCGTTTGCGAAGGCTCAGCTCATTCAGATCTTCTTCTTCCGGCTGAACCTGGTCATCACGTTACTGGGCATGGCCCACGGCCTCATCTTCCTCCCTGTGCTCCTCAGCTTCTtcg gtcctGGCGTGAACAAGGCTATCCTGCTGCAGCTGCAGATAGAGAAGGATACGGAAGCCGCACGCTACCACAGCAAAGTGACGTACGACAACCTCGCCTTCGAAACTACCCAGAATCCCCCCAACGGCGAGTCTGCCATCCTGCCAGAAAATCCCCCCATCACAACCACCAGCAACACTGACTTGTAG